From the Manihot esculenta cultivar AM560-2 chromosome 14, M.esculenta_v8, whole genome shotgun sequence genome, the window TTCCTtccttgaaaattaaaattttgaagtaatcataaaaaaataatgtggtTATTTTGAGAACTGAAAATTCTTTTGTCATATAATTTATTGCAAATGAAGCCTATGGGTACCTGTAACTATTGAACTTTTCtgattgatttttaaaaaattatatgaatatgttttttaaatgaaaaggtaGAGAATTAGGTAAGACTCGGTCTGTTGAAGTTGGCTGTAACAATTTTTGTTAAGTAGATAGTTTCAGTTTTCAACTGCAGAGCAAtttatttttggaaaaattattatacggtttctgaatttttataaaattaattagttagtttttataattaattaaaatgtcattcattactttaaaatatataattattttatcctTCGTAAGGAATTCTGctagttatttttaaataaaataagttatataCATTCTTTttgaaaatacataaataactttataaatatcacttttgataaaaaaaaaaaattatatctacAGGACTTTATAAGTTATATATATTCTTTTCGAAAATATATAAACAACTTTATAAATATCActacaataaattaaaatttttgtggtgaaatttagtaaaaaaaatcaatactaaaaatacattaaattaatttatagtgaATAATCGAAATTTCACTATTCAATATAAAAGAATCACCATTAAAGGTTCCTCAGTTGTTTTTAGGAGGGTGATTCCTAGGAGGATGGTAATCAGCGTTTAAATCTACAAAACCAGCCTCAATAAAGCTTCCCTTACTTCCTCCATTCACAGCaccatttttcttcttcttcttctcattgtTGCCTGATTTTTCAGCCACTGCATGATTTTCAGTGCTCCATGTTTTTAAGCTCTCTGGAAGTGTTTCATTGCCTTCAATTTCTACCCTCTTGACTGTAACTTTGCTGGGAACCATTTTCCTTCCACCAATTTCATTTTTGGTACCGTACAATACCCTCTCCTAAATAACAAGAAATCAATCAGCAACAAACAGTGAACAGAAAGATTTCttcaaaaaaaaatggaaacaaTTAAATTAGTTACCTTCTCGGTCCAAACATCAGCAACATCTAATGCAGATAAAGAAAAATCAGAAGAAATGCTACacaagaaaaaataaatggaaACTATGGAAGAGATCTTGCATATGAATTTTCATTCTCACCTTCCTGGGAACTTGCAGAAATGAACATAACAACTAGAAAAATACATATAAACGTCCTCGCTGACGCAGCAGCCATTTCCCTGTTCAGATTCAGACAGCAGAAAAGTGAAATAAATGAAAGCAGACAGTCAGAGATTTATAGAGAGTATATTAAGTCAAAGCTAGGTAGTTAAGAACAATGGTCCTAGCATTCGATTTTCCCATGTTGAAGTCAGGCAAAAAGAATAGGAGAAATTTGCGTGAACCCTCGAGAGATGATAAAATTACAGTAACGTGGAATGTAAGGTACGTGTGTTTTGCGCCTGTCTACCGTCATTCATTCAACGATAATGTAAAAACAGGATTATTTTGCTTTGTTTCTCTATTCTATTGCGATCCCCACATGGCTTGAACTTGAATTCTATGCTTTGCTTCAtaacatatatatgtatattataCTACAGATCTGAACTCAGTACATAAAACgcatatgaaagaaaagttctcCAGCATTTGTTTAGAAACTAGAAGTTAGAAATTCAGTGAAGCACTCATTGCTAGCCCCTTGAAGATCGTGTCTCCATCTACAGACATCTTTCCTTCAATGGGAAATCGTGCCACAGCATTTTCTGCCCACATTTGCCCAATAGCTCAAGCACCGCTTGCGTTGCATGCTTAAGAAAATTTCACAAGTTAAGAGGAAACGGAAGGAAGGGAAAGATTACCTGAGCTAGCTCGCCAATGGGGGGACTGCGACTGCAGATTATCACAATCTAATTCCTATATGTATATTCTTTGAATCATAATCTTTAGGACATGAACTAAGATTCTCCAGGATCCTTGCCAGTTCAACTCACATTCACATTTTGACTAATTTCCATGTCCATAGATATTCATTCCGTGAGAAATGATGTTTGGTTTCTAATGGACTGGGCTTGGTTGCAGCTTTTCGTGGCTGGTCAATCCATTTTCAACATGCAACCAATCATCTGGCTCCGAACCCAGTTGGCCCAAACTTTTATGGTCAatgtcatttttaaaaaaaatttaatttaggttataaaataattaatttttaaaattaagtttatatATTGAGtttatataaactctgtaaAAGGATTTTTGTGTAGACAGAGATTGAATTGAATGAGTTGTCGGATGGCCTGAAGGTTGTTGATAGTGTTTGCAGTTGCAGATGCTTCCGCTGCAATGCACGCTTGGGCTCCATAACGTGGCACCAAACTCCTCAAGGACCccactttttttatttatgtttatgtgGGGCCCGCGCACTTCTTAATCACCAATTTTACAAACTCACTAATCACACATTTCATTAAAAGCTAAAGCAAATCCAAATTTACACTTTTTAACGTCTTGCCT encodes:
- the LOC110630834 gene encoding uncharacterized protein LOC110630834, whose amino-acid sequence is MAAASARTFICIFLVVMFISASSQEDVADVWTEKERVLYGTKNEIGGRKMVPSKVTVKRVEIEGNETLPESLKTWSTENHAVAEKSGNNEKKKKKNGAVNGGSKGSFIEAGFVDLNADYHPPRNHPPKNN